ATACGGTCCCGCGCTCGAATCTCCGCGGGAATGCCGCGGCGAGAAGCGCGCGGCGCTCGGTGACGGAAATCGCGGCCATGAGACTGCCGTGCGGCCAGCGACAGGAATCAAGGCCCCCCGGCCATTCCGATCGGATCATGGATCTCCCCTGGGTGACCCGGTATACACCCCTGGTCACCAAAATACGCCTGCGCGGCATACCGTGTATATCCGTCGGCGGCGATTTCGATGCCGAAATCGAATACCACGAGGCGGGAAGATCGTGAAAACGGAGCTCGCCGGCCGGGAAGGGTATTCGCGCGCCGGTGGGATCGCGTCGGGTGCACGGCCTCGGAGGATTTCCGCGCCGGCCGGTGTGAGGCGGGGTCAGGCGGCGTGGCGCGTCAGAAGAGCCGAGAGGCGCTGGAGCCCACGGGAGGTTCTGGCTTTCACGGTACCGAGGGGGACATTGAGGTGGACGGCTATCTCGCGCTGGGTGAGTTCGCCGTAGTACGCGAGCTCGATGGCCTCTCGCTGGGGAGCGGGAAGGACGGCCAGAGCACGCGTCAGCTGATCGCGATGCCCCAAGGTGTCCGCCGCGTCCCGGCCGTCGGCACCCGCCGGGTCCGCCACCGCGTCCAGCGGCACGGTCGTGTGGGAACGAGCCCTGAGATGGTCGATCGCACGCTTCCTGGCGATCCCGAGCAGCCACGCCTCCAGGCTCCGCGTCGGATCGTAACGGTGCGCCGACCGCCAGACCTCTGAGAAGACGACCTGCCGCACGTCCTCGACGTCCTGCGGCGGCACAAGCTTCCGCAGATAACCGCCGACCAGGGACGCATGCGTCCGATAGCACTCGGCGAGCGCGTCCTCGTGCCCCTGAGCCAGACGATGTTCCAGTGTCTCCGCCATGACATGTCCCTCGCGTCACAAACTTACTCAAAACCTATTCATAGTCGACCCACCCCACCCCCCGCAACCAAGCAAACGCAAAAACAGCCCCCCACCCGCGGCAGCCCCGACGACCGGCACCGACGCGGTCGCAAGGGTGTGTGGCGAATTCGGCCCCGTCGCACGCCGATCCGGTGGGTCTCCGCTCGACCGGCGCCGGCGCGGTGGGAGGGGTGTGGTGGATCCGGTGCCGTAGTGGGCCGGCCGAGGTGGGTCTCGGCTTGCTGGGACATGCGCGACGGCCGGAATCCCCCTTCGTCTCGGGTCCGCTTGATCGGCGCCGGCGCGGTGGGACGGCGCGCGGTGAATCCGGCGCCGCTGTGCGGTGATCCAGGTGGGAGTCACGGTGGCTGCGTCCGGGGAAGGCACTCCGCTCGAAGTGACGAGAAGGAGACCTCGGTCGTGCCGGACCAGGCACGGGTGACGGTCTGCACCTGGCAAGGTTTACTCCGGCGGTACAGCAGACCAAGGCGCGGTTCACATGATCGATCACAGAGGCGAACCGTCCTCCGGCACCCGACCGGAGGACGACTCAAGCAGCGGCCCCAGTTACGGCATCGGCGCGGTGGCCCGCCGGCTCGGTGTGCCCGCACCCACGCTGCGCACCTGGAACCTGCGCTACGGCATCGGCCCGAGTCACCGCAGCCCCGGCGGCCACCGCCGCTACGGCGACGCCGACCTGCGCCGTCTGGAGGAGATGAACCGACTCATCAAGGCCGGTCTTCCACCTGCCGAGGCGGCCCAGGCGGCTCTCGGCGCCGGGGCCGTCCAGCGGCAGTCCGGTCAACCCGGCGCCGTCGCCGTCGAGGAGCCGGAAGTCCCCGTGGGGCCGGGCCGGCCCGTTCCCCGGCCCGGGCCGTCGGCCGTCACCATCCTCACGCGGGCCGCGCTCAATCTCGACGCCGTCACCGTCAGCCGTACGCTGGAAGCGGCGCTCTCCTCCCACGGCGTCCCCTGGACATGGGACCACCTGGTCCGGCCCACCTTCGCCTCGATCGTCCGCCGCCAGCAGGCCACCGGGGCCGACATCCACATCGAGCACCTGTTCTCCGAACGCCTCCTGGCGGCCCTCACCCCCCTCACCGGCCGCCCCGCCGACCCGGCGCATCCGCGCGTCATCCTGCTCACCTGCGCGGACGAGGAGCAGCACACGCTTCCGCTCTACGCGCTCGCGGCCACGCTCACCACGGCCCATCGCCTGGAGACACGGCTGCTCGGACCCCGCACCCCGTACCCGTCGCTGGCCGCGGCCATCCGCCGCCTCGCTCCGGCGGCCGTGTTCATCTGGTCGGAGCGGGAGGAGACCGGCGACCCGGCCCCCCTCGCGGACCTTCCCGTCCTGCGGCCGCCGACCCGGGTCATCACCGGCGGCTACGGCTGGCCGGTCGCCGACCTGCCGCCAGGCGTCACCCATGCCGAGTCCCTCCCCGACGCGGTGACCAAGATCCTCGCCACTCTCACCTGACCGTGGCCCGGCCGGGCTCTGCGAAGGTGCAACCGGGGG
The window above is part of the Sphaerisporangium rubeum genome. Proteins encoded here:
- a CDS encoding MerR family transcriptional regulator, which translates into the protein MIDHRGEPSSGTRPEDDSSSGPSYGIGAVARRLGVPAPTLRTWNLRYGIGPSHRSPGGHRRYGDADLRRLEEMNRLIKAGLPPAEAAQAALGAGAVQRQSGQPGAVAVEEPEVPVGPGRPVPRPGPSAVTILTRAALNLDAVTVSRTLEAALSSHGVPWTWDHLVRPTFASIVRRQQATGADIHIEHLFSERLLAALTPLTGRPADPAHPRVILLTCADEEQHTLPLYALAATLTTAHRLETRLLGPRTPYPSLAAAIRRLAPAAVFIWSEREETGDPAPLADLPVLRPPTRVITGGYGWPVADLPPGVTHAESLPDAVTKILATLT
- a CDS encoding RNA polymerase sigma factor; this translates as MAETLEHRLAQGHEDALAECYRTHASLVGGYLRKLVPPQDVEDVRQVVFSEVWRSAHRYDPTRSLEAWLLGIARKRAIDHLRARSHTTVPLDAVADPAGADGRDAADTLGHRDQLTRALAVLPAPQREAIELAYYGELTQREIAVHLNVPLGTVKARTSRGLQRLSALLTRHAA